A region of Thermococcus barossii DNA encodes the following proteins:
- a CDS encoding NADH-quinone oxidoreductase subunit K translates to MIPFQFITAFLLIAMGIYALLYKRNLIKLILALNIIDAGIHLLLISFGYRIEAGQIPTAPIYTGYETVKSAMVAPIPQALTLTSIVIGVCVLSLAMALTINAYRHYGSLDVNKLRRLRG, encoded by the coding sequence ATGATACCGTTCCAGTTCATCACGGCGTTCCTGCTCATAGCCATGGGAATCTACGCCCTCCTCTACAAGAGGAACCTCATCAAGCTCATACTGGCCCTCAACATCATAGATGCCGGCATACACCTGCTCCTCATAAGCTTCGGCTATAGAATAGAGGCAGGCCAGATACCAACCGCGCCAATCTACACGGGCTACGAGACCGTAAAGAGCGCCATGGTCGCCCCGATTCCGCAGGCGCTCACGCTCACCAGCATAGTCATCGGGGTCTGCGTTCTCTCGCTGGCAATGGCCCTCACGATAAACGCCTACAGGCACTACGGAAGCCTCGACGTTAACAAGCTCAGGAGGTTGAGAGGATGA
- a CDS encoding proton-conducting transporter transmembrane domain-containing protein produces MNVLPYLIIVPLLGAFALPIVGLAGRKARELWAILITGITLGVAAGLFKEVWKSGEILVYTLGAKSPIGNGVPFPVRIVWEVDLLSALFALMVTFIAFVAVLYSSEYMRHDTGLEKYYALVLVLEVGMLGIAITGDLFNFYVFLEIMSIASYALVAFRNDTWEGIEAGIKYMFAGSLASSFILLGIVLLYGQYGTLTMAYLAKMIAENPTFTAKVALGLLAGGLLFKSGAVPVHMWLADAHPAAPSSISAMLSGLVIKIGGTYALARLAFSVFSAGISTRTVGWIIIFFACVTLIVGNAMAIVQTDMKRLFAFSSVGQIGYILLGIGIGLAAYGSDVGQVALAGAIYHTVNHAIMKALLFLVAGAVIHGLGTKNLNELSGIARKMPVTSFAFLVGAAAIIGLPPLNGFASKWLIYESSALFNPFLAAIAVIGTAFCTAAYIRVLFTFFGRPSEKVMNAKEPGKAMLVPMLILVVAIIVMGLFPWAISDKVMIPAAKTLENIGAYVSAVLGGA; encoded by the coding sequence ATGAACGTCCTGCCGTACCTCATCATAGTCCCGCTCCTCGGGGCATTCGCACTGCCCATAGTGGGCCTCGCGGGAAGGAAGGCCAGGGAGCTGTGGGCGATACTCATAACTGGCATCACCCTCGGCGTCGCGGCCGGACTGTTCAAAGAAGTCTGGAAGAGCGGCGAGATACTCGTCTACACCCTAGGAGCGAAGAGCCCCATTGGAAACGGCGTTCCATTCCCGGTAAGGATAGTCTGGGAGGTGGACCTCCTCAGCGCGCTCTTCGCCCTGATGGTGACCTTCATAGCCTTCGTGGCGGTTCTGTACTCCAGCGAGTACATGAGGCACGATACGGGGCTTGAGAAGTACTATGCCCTGGTGCTCGTCCTCGAGGTCGGCATGCTCGGCATAGCCATAACCGGCGACCTGTTCAACTTCTACGTCTTCCTGGAGATAATGAGCATAGCGAGCTACGCCCTCGTCGCCTTCAGGAACGACACCTGGGAGGGCATCGAGGCGGGCATAAAGTACATGTTCGCCGGCTCCCTTGCCAGCTCGTTCATCCTCCTCGGGATAGTGCTCCTCTACGGCCAGTACGGAACGCTGACGATGGCATACCTGGCCAAGATGATAGCTGAGAACCCAACCTTCACCGCCAAGGTGGCCCTCGGCCTCCTCGCGGGCGGACTGCTCTTCAAGAGCGGTGCCGTTCCGGTACACATGTGGCTCGCGGATGCACACCCGGCCGCTCCGAGCTCGATCAGCGCCATGCTTTCCGGCCTGGTAATCAAGATAGGCGGTACCTACGCCCTGGCGAGGCTCGCCTTCAGCGTCTTCAGCGCCGGAATCAGCACCAGAACGGTCGGCTGGATAATCATATTCTTCGCCTGTGTGACGCTGATAGTTGGCAATGCGATGGCCATAGTGCAGACCGACATGAAGAGGCTCTTCGCCTTCTCCAGCGTTGGCCAGATAGGCTACATCCTGCTGGGAATCGGAATAGGACTGGCAGCCTACGGAAGCGACGTCGGCCAGGTCGCTCTGGCAGGCGCGATATACCACACCGTCAACCACGCCATCATGAAGGCCCTCCTGTTCCTCGTCGCGGGAGCGGTCATACACGGGCTCGGAACCAAGAACCTCAACGAGCTGAGCGGAATAGCCAGGAAGATGCCGGTTACGAGCTTTGCCTTCCTGGTCGGTGCTGCGGCGATAATAGGCCTCCCGCCGCTCAACGGCTTCGCGAGCAAGTGGCTCATCTACGAGAGCTCGGCGCTCTTCAACCCGTTCCTCGCGGCGATAGCGGTCATAGGCACCGCCTTCTGTACCGCCGCCTACATCAGGGTGCTCTTCACGTTCTTCGGAAGGCCGAGCGAGAAGGTCATGAATGCGAAGGAGCCGGGAAAGGCCATGCTCGTGCCGATGCTCATCCTGGTGGTGGCGATAATCGTCATGGGGCTCTTCCCCTGGGCCATCAGCGACAAGGTCATGATTCCCGCCGCAAAGACCCTGGAGAACATAGGGGCTTACGTTTCAGCCGTACTGGGGGGTGCGTGA
- a CDS encoding hydrogenase: MFGYWDALYFVYVFAIGLLISYVLYKWAERSSTGTRRTGDGTKIFLSGEDQDEVIPQFEHFQGYVTGRHVMWGLIRGIHRMFLIFRREHTGLLGDYISYLLVTTAIIVGALIVWG; encoded by the coding sequence ATGTTTGGCTACTGGGATGCGCTTTACTTCGTTTACGTCTTTGCCATAGGCCTGCTCATCTCGTACGTGCTCTACAAGTGGGCCGAGCGCTCCAGCACGGGGACGAGGAGAACCGGCGATGGAACGAAGATATTCCTCAGCGGTGAGGACCAGGACGAGGTCATTCCCCAGTTCGAGCACTTCCAGGGCTACGTCACCGGAAGACACGTCATGTGGGGCCTCATAAGAGGAATTCACAGGATGTTCCTCATCTTCCGCAGGGAGCACACCGGACTGCTGGGCGACTACATCAGCTACCTGCTCGTCACGACCGCGATAATTGTGGGAGCGCTGATAGTGTGGGGGTGA
- a CDS encoding NADH-quinone oxidoreductase subunit B family protein encodes MTIKVPAKGSNSSERERLEREISKLCRYIGRSPWVFHVNSGSCNGCDIEIIAALTPRYDAERFGVKLVGTPRHADILLVTGPVTDQSLERVKLVYEQTPDPKVVIAVGACPTGGSVFFESPFTNAPLDRHIPVDVFVPGCPPRPEAILYGVVLGLQKLIERIEGGKR; translated from the coding sequence ATGACCATTAAGGTTCCCGCCAAAGGTTCAAATTCATCGGAGCGCGAGAGGCTTGAGAGGGAGATATCAAAGCTCTGCAGGTACATTGGAAGGTCACCCTGGGTCTTTCACGTGAACAGCGGCTCGTGCAACGGCTGCGACATCGAGATAATAGCCGCACTGACGCCGAGGTACGACGCCGAGCGCTTCGGTGTGAAGCTCGTTGGAACGCCGAGACACGCCGACATACTGCTCGTAACCGGGCCGGTGACCGACCAGAGCCTTGAGAGGGTCAAGCTGGTCTACGAGCAGACGCCCGATCCAAAGGTTGTCATAGCAGTCGGGGCCTGCCCCACCGGTGGAAGCGTGTTCTTCGAGAGCCCCTTCACCAACGCGCCGCTGGACAGGCACATACCGGTGGACGTCTTCGTACCCGGCTGCCCGCCGAGGCCCGAGGCGATACTCTACGGAGTCGTGCTCGGTCTGCAGAAGCTGATAGAGAGAATTGAGGGGGGTAAGAGATGA
- a CDS encoding NADH-quinone oxidoreductase subunit C, translated as MNVDEFVKVFSERFPGAEIRVSENKMPHPKRRVWVEIDREKFHDAMKFIKELDPKAQFSIIIGIDAGDRLLAKYHMEMFWGEGESLSLVIGTSVPKDDPKLPTVTDVFPSALPYERENQEFLGLFFEGIPDPRRLFLPDDFPEGIYPLRLDETGIKPEMVKNAGHPYKIKKEGSK; from the coding sequence ATGAACGTTGACGAGTTCGTTAAGGTTTTCAGCGAGAGGTTCCCCGGGGCCGAGATAAGGGTGAGCGAGAACAAGATGCCCCACCCGAAGAGGCGCGTCTGGGTCGAGATAGACAGGGAGAAGTTCCACGACGCCATGAAGTTCATCAAGGAGCTCGACCCGAAGGCCCAGTTCTCCATCATAATCGGAATAGACGCCGGTGACAGGCTGCTCGCCAAGTACCACATGGAGATGTTCTGGGGGGAGGGGGAGAGCCTGTCGCTCGTCATAGGTACAAGCGTCCCAAAGGACGACCCCAAACTGCCAACGGTTACCGACGTCTTCCCGAGCGCACTGCCCTACGAGAGGGAGAACCAGGAGTTCCTCGGGCTGTTCTTTGAGGGAATCCCAGATCCGAGGAGGCTCTTCCTGCCCGACGACTTCCCGGAGGGAATCTACCCGCTGAGGCTCGACGAGACGGGAATCAAGCCGGAAATGGTGAAGAACGCAGGACACCCATACAAAATCAAAAAGGAGGGCTCGAAATGA
- a CDS encoding hydrogenase large subunit codes for MNGRLEYWVKIPIGPIHPALEEPEKFIITLDGERIINVDVKLGYNLRGLEWIAMRRNYIQILYLAERICGICSFSHNHTYSRAVEEMAGIEVPERAEYIRVIVGELERIHSHLLNLGVVGHAIGYDTILHLSWLARERVMDILEAIGGNRVNYSINTIGGVRRDLEEKHVRAILDMIEYYRNEVMPKIEEIFLYDPTVEARLRDAGVIPKRIAIEYSAQGPTARGSGVKKDVRYNEKLSVYPDLGVKPITPKEFTGVVKGDVFDRMVVRVGELWQSMELIERAIDQMPEGKIKAVPKDNALLFQLKKAEGEGIGRYEAPRGELIHYVMAQKGKDVPAKWKMREPTFPNLFAIARALVGEQVADVPVAIASIDPCLSCTDRVAVVDANTGRKKVLTERDLLRLSIEKTRELNPNVRAKPEVVGVGCPRGGVL; via the coding sequence ATGAACGGAAGGCTTGAGTACTGGGTTAAGATACCCATCGGGCCCATTCACCCCGCACTGGAGGAGCCCGAGAAGTTCATAATCACGCTGGACGGAGAGAGGATAATCAACGTTGACGTCAAGCTGGGCTACAACCTCAGGGGCCTCGAATGGATAGCCATGAGAAGGAACTACATCCAGATACTCTACCTCGCCGAGAGGATATGCGGGATATGCTCCTTCTCCCACAATCACACCTATTCCAGGGCCGTCGAGGAGATGGCCGGTATAGAGGTCCCCGAGAGGGCCGAGTACATCCGTGTGATAGTGGGCGAGCTGGAGAGGATACACTCCCACCTGCTCAACCTTGGAGTCGTTGGACACGCAATAGGCTACGATACGATTCTACACCTCAGCTGGCTCGCGAGAGAGCGCGTAATGGACATCTTGGAGGCGATTGGGGGCAACAGGGTCAACTACTCCATCAACACCATAGGAGGAGTCAGGAGAGACCTTGAAGAGAAGCACGTCAGGGCCATACTCGACATGATAGAGTACTACCGCAACGAGGTCATGCCAAAGATAGAGGAGATATTCCTCTACGACCCCACGGTAGAGGCCCGTCTGAGGGACGCTGGGGTCATACCCAAGAGGATAGCCATTGAGTACAGCGCTCAGGGGCCGACCGCGAGGGGAAGCGGTGTGAAGAAGGACGTCCGCTACAACGAAAAGCTGAGTGTCTATCCAGACCTCGGTGTGAAGCCGATAACCCCCAAGGAGTTCACAGGCGTTGTCAAGGGCGACGTCTTCGACAGGATGGTGGTCAGGGTTGGCGAGCTCTGGCAGAGCATGGAGCTCATAGAGAGGGCCATAGACCAGATGCCGGAGGGCAAGATAAAGGCCGTCCCAAAGGACAACGCACTCCTCTTCCAGCTCAAGAAGGCTGAAGGGGAGGGGATAGGCAGGTACGAGGCCCCGCGCGGTGAACTCATCCACTACGTCATGGCCCAGAAGGGCAAGGACGTCCCGGCGAAGTGGAAGATGCGCGAGCCGACCTTCCCGAACCTGTTCGCGATAGCCAGGGCACTGGTGGGCGAGCAGGTGGCGGACGTTCCGGTCGCGATAGCCTCAATAGACCCCTGCCTGAGCTGTACGGACAGGGTCGCAGTGGTGGATGCTAACACAGGAAGGAAGAAGGTTCTCACCGAGAGGGACCTCCTCAGACTCTCGATAGAGAAAACCAGGGAACTGAACCCGAACGTCAGGGCCAAGCCGGAAGTTGTTGGGGTAGGCTGCCCGAGGGGTGGTGTCCTATGA
- a CDS encoding respiratory chain complex I subunit 1 family protein, whose translation MNVLYATLGFLGIYAYVSFASLLWGGIDRKLVARMQRRMGPPLFQPFYDFLKLVSKESIIPRDANRFFELAPVLALATSITLLAYTPLGFEPLFGTKGDVILFIYLLTLIGFLRVLGAVSSGSPYAQIGAQREMIILVSREGPMMLALFTILWRLTELGVTKPFSMGTFYEHNVWELGTPLSLIGTLILLFVFMVWLASEIEVGYFDIPEAETELAEGTMAEYSGRHLALFELANAIKAFVSASLVVAIFFPWGISSYLGLSGATAVVVDLLFHTLKVFAVLFVSMSVFRAVTGRLRINQAVSLFWTRMLPAAIVGALLLAIDTLGVMA comes from the coding sequence ATGAACGTCCTATACGCTACTCTCGGATTCCTGGGAATTTACGCTTACGTATCCTTCGCCTCACTGCTCTGGGGGGGAATAGACAGGAAGCTCGTTGCAAGGATGCAGCGCAGAATGGGCCCGCCGCTGTTCCAGCCCTTCTACGACTTCCTCAAGCTCGTCAGCAAGGAGTCCATAATCCCAAGGGACGCCAACAGGTTCTTCGAACTGGCCCCCGTGCTGGCGCTAGCGACTTCCATCACCCTTCTGGCGTATACCCCCCTGGGCTTCGAGCCGCTCTTTGGAACCAAGGGTGACGTGATACTATTCATCTACCTGCTGACCCTCATAGGCTTCCTCAGGGTACTCGGTGCGGTCAGCTCGGGCTCTCCCTACGCCCAGATAGGCGCCCAGAGGGAGATGATAATCCTCGTCTCCAGGGAGGGGCCGATGATGCTGGCCCTCTTCACGATACTCTGGCGCCTCACTGAGCTCGGCGTTACAAAGCCTTTCAGCATGGGCACCTTCTACGAGCACAACGTCTGGGAACTCGGAACGCCGCTGAGCCTCATAGGGACACTCATACTGCTCTTCGTCTTCATGGTCTGGCTGGCCAGTGAGATTGAGGTCGGCTACTTCGACATACCGGAGGCCGAGACCGAGCTCGCCGAGGGAACGATGGCGGAATACAGCGGAAGGCATTTAGCCCTCTTCGAGCTGGCCAACGCGATAAAGGCCTTCGTGAGCGCGAGCCTCGTCGTGGCGATATTCTTCCCGTGGGGCATTTCAAGCTACCTCGGACTGAGCGGGGCCACGGCGGTAGTCGTAGACCTGCTCTTCCACACCCTCAAGGTCTTTGCCGTGCTCTTCGTCAGCATGAGCGTCTTCAGGGCCGTGACTGGACGGCTCAGGATAAACCAGGCTGTGAGTCTTTTCTGGACCAGGATGCTTCCGGCGGCGATAGTGGGAGCACTGCTACTGGCTATAGACACGCTGGGGGTGATGGCATGA
- a CDS encoding 4Fe-4S binding protein → MKVPPTLSTVLSNLFKKPATNPFPASEPVPVPEGFRGKLIYYPDKCVGCRLCVMVCPAGVIEYVPEVRKVTFWLGRCVFCQQCVDVCPVKALEMSDEFLLATDDKYDDNLRWFKEDEIEELKKKLEEQKRAKGASKEGSSK, encoded by the coding sequence ATGAAGGTTCCACCGACGCTCTCCACGGTCCTCAGCAACCTGTTCAAGAAGCCAGCAACCAACCCGTTTCCAGCCAGCGAGCCGGTTCCGGTTCCGGAGGGCTTCAGGGGCAAGCTCATCTACTACCCGGACAAATGTGTCGGCTGCAGGCTCTGCGTTATGGTATGCCCTGCTGGGGTCATAGAGTACGTCCCTGAGGTCAGGAAGGTCACCTTCTGGCTCGGAAGGTGCGTCTTCTGCCAGCAGTGCGTGGACGTCTGCCCGGTCAAGGCCCTGGAGATGAGCGACGAGTTCCTGCTGGCGACGGACGACAAGTACGACGACAACCTGCGCTGGTTCAAGGAGGATGAGATAGAGGAGCTCAAAAAGAAACTGGAGGAGCAGAAGAGGGCCAAGGGGGCATCAAAGGAAGGAAGTTCCAAGTAG
- a CDS encoding Na+/H+ antiporter subunit E has protein sequence MGFAATFLWSLIVYLLLTAGSGDIIAWSPGELVAGIVIAAIIGYATKDIMDEKLGYFFNPKRWLLFIIYAIGPFFFAMAKANLDVAYRVITGKIRPGIVKISPDLTRDESRTILANSITLTPGTFTLEIDEEGNFYVHWINVPPGKEKPTPEELCGYLPKWARRIAE, from the coding sequence ATGGGGTTTGCCGCAACGTTCCTGTGGTCCCTTATCGTGTATCTGCTCCTCACCGCGGGCTCAGGGGACATCATCGCCTGGAGTCCAGGGGAGCTGGTTGCAGGGATTGTAATAGCGGCCATCATAGGCTACGCCACGAAGGACATAATGGACGAAAAGCTGGGCTACTTCTTCAACCCGAAGAGGTGGCTGCTGTTCATAATATACGCCATAGGGCCGTTCTTCTTTGCCATGGCCAAGGCGAACCTTGACGTCGCTTACCGAGTCATAACCGGCAAGATAAGACCAGGGATAGTCAAGATATCCCCCGACCTAACGAGGGACGAGAGCAGAACCATTCTGGCCAACTCAATAACCCTCACACCGGGAACCTTCACCCTGGAGATAGACGAAGAGGGCAACTTCTACGTCCACTGGATAAACGTGCCGCCCGGAAAGGAGAAGCCCACACCGGAGGAGCTGTGCGGGTACCTTCCAAAATGGGCAAGGAGGATTGCGGAATGA
- a CDS encoding cation:proton antiporter: MTIDGMFMWALILLLFSATLTLIRLLAGPTIPDRAVALDSMTTTTAGAMVVYGVITRQAVFIDVALVYAVLSYIATLYIARYLVKKRVGIACECEGEGP, translated from the coding sequence ATGACGATAGATGGGATGTTCATGTGGGCCCTGATACTGCTGCTGTTTTCGGCGACTCTGACGCTGATAAGGCTCCTTGCCGGACCAACGATACCGGACAGGGCCGTAGCCCTGGATTCCATGACCACCACCACGGCGGGAGCAATGGTTGTCTACGGCGTCATAACCAGACAGGCGGTTTTCATAGACGTCGCACTTGTCTACGCGGTTCTCAGCTACATCGCGACCCTCTACATAGCCCGCTACCTGGTCAAGAAGAGGGTTGGCATCGCCTGTGAGTGCGAGGGGGAGGGACCATGA
- the mnhG gene encoding monovalent cation/H(+) antiporter subunit G, producing the protein MIGWLIGIFLAIGVIFNLLASVGILRFPDVYTRIHAATKCTTFGTIFIVLATVTYAIYSYFWIERDPSWITIGIHSALVVIFLVLTNPVGAHALGRAARKSGILPYGAVIDELEGRL; encoded by the coding sequence ATGATAGGGTGGCTCATCGGAATATTCCTGGCGATAGGCGTCATCTTCAACCTGCTGGCCAGCGTGGGAATCCTTCGCTTCCCAGACGTCTACACGAGAATACACGCGGCAACCAAGTGCACAACCTTTGGGACGATATTCATAGTGCTGGCCACTGTTACCTACGCGATATACAGCTACTTCTGGATCGAGAGGGACCCCTCATGGATAACCATAGGAATCCACTCGGCGCTGGTTGTGATATTCCTGGTGCTGACCAACCCCGTTGGAGCTCACGCCCTTGGAAGGGCCGCCAGGAAATCGGGAATACTGCCCTACGGGGCGGTTATAGACGAGCTGGAGGGTCGCCTATGA
- a CDS encoding hydrogenase subunit MbhD domain-containing protein, translating to MNFEELFWALQVMAGLGLLIAAIVAVRFKNLVSAVIAMAVFSLILSLEFYILQAPDVAIAEAGVGACLTTAMYLLAIKKTTDEEVIE from the coding sequence ATGAACTTCGAGGAGCTATTCTGGGCGCTTCAGGTCATGGCGGGGCTTGGACTCCTGATAGCGGCAATAGTGGCGGTGAGGTTCAAGAACCTGGTCTCAGCGGTTATCGCGATGGCAGTGTTCAGCCTGATACTGTCGCTGGAGTTCTACATACTGCAGGCACCCGACGTCGCGATAGCGGAGGCGGGAGTTGGGGCGTGCCTCACGACGGCGATGTACCTGCTGGCCATCAAGAAGACCACCGACGAGGAGGTGATAGAATGA
- the mbhE gene encoding hydrogen gas-evolving membrane-bound hydrogenase subunit E has protein sequence MRKALGLFAFIGFTLFLLVAVASLRPFGEPVHTEMDSYFIEHAQAEASSNNVVTSIVFDYRGFDTLGEATVLFTAVAGVLMALRRREVKA, from the coding sequence ATGAGAAAGGCCCTCGGTCTCTTCGCGTTCATAGGCTTCACGCTGTTCCTCCTCGTGGCTGTGGCGAGCCTCAGGCCCTTCGGCGAGCCGGTTCACACGGAGATGGACTCGTACTTCATAGAACACGCGCAGGCGGAGGCCTCCTCCAACAACGTCGTCACCAGCATAGTCTTCGACTACAGGGGTTTCGATACCCTCGGAGAGGCCACGGTACTGTTCACCGCGGTGGCTGGCGTGCTTATGGCCCTCAGAAGGAGGGAGGTGAAGGCATGA
- a CDS encoding MnhB domain-containing protein, which translates to MTTVIIKTTTRYLTALILTFGAYIILHGHLTPGGGFQGGAVFASGLALLIVACEDRVIKERFKKVPLSAFESIGALGFLGVAALGFMGYTFFKNVIANSGFPLFGEPTPLGINPGYLNTGGTLPYMNIFVGTKVLAGLTSIILVFYLLLGVRKDE; encoded by the coding sequence ATGACCACGGTAATAATTAAGACGACAACAAGGTACCTGACGGCGCTCATACTGACGTTTGGAGCCTACATAATCCTCCACGGGCATCTCACGCCCGGAGGCGGCTTCCAGGGAGGGGCCGTCTTTGCCAGCGGCCTGGCGCTTCTCATAGTCGCGTGCGAGGACAGGGTGATCAAAGAGAGGTTCAAGAAGGTACCCCTGAGCGCCTTCGAGAGCATCGGAGCCCTCGGCTTTCTTGGGGTGGCAGCCCTCGGCTTCATGGGATACACGTTCTTCAAAAACGTCATAGCCAACAGCGGGTTCCCGCTCTTCGGAGAGCCGACGCCGCTCGGAATAAACCCAGGCTACCTTAACACCGGCGGAACGCTGCCCTACATGAACATATTCGTCGGAACGAAGGTTCTGGCCGGATTAACCAGCATAATCCTGGTGTTCTACCTCCTCCTGGGGGTGAGGAAGGATGAATAA
- a CDS encoding sodium:proton antiporter produces the protein MNNVILVNLPFIVVALLLAVGFYTIGFKRNLIKVVIGIEILEGAVNLFLIALGYVKGAYAPIYTMAPKEAVNNMVLPTPQALTLTSIVIGVAVSALMLAFAVNIYEHYGTLDVTKVRRLKG, from the coding sequence ATGAATAACGTGATTCTGGTCAACCTCCCGTTCATAGTCGTGGCGCTCCTGCTGGCGGTGGGGTTCTACACGATAGGATTCAAGAGGAACCTCATCAAGGTCGTCATAGGCATTGAAATCCTTGAGGGAGCCGTCAACCTGTTCTTAATCGCTCTAGGCTACGTTAAAGGCGCCTACGCCCCGATATACACGATGGCACCGAAGGAGGCCGTCAACAACATGGTTCTGCCGACGCCCCAGGCGCTTACCCTGACGAGCATCGTCATAGGCGTTGCAGTTTCGGCGCTCATGCTCGCCTTCGCCGTCAACATCTACGAGCACTACGGAACCCTTGACGTTACAAAGGTCAGGAGGCTGAAAGGATGA
- a CDS encoding proton-conducting transporter transmembrane domain-containing protein, translating to MIEHLPALMIAVPLFGAFVAPLLKKKGSAPAVWAMIITGVTLGMALLLVRQVLIQGMMVYVFGADNPHLVLPSGYRVPIRIIFEVDAIGAFMALSAALMSFIGAMYSYSHVRNETGLEKYYALLLLLEVGILGMVLTGDLFNLFVFLEIAGIAGSALVGFRNYRGEASEAGIKYLIVSAVASLMVLFSIGLLYGEYGNLNIAYLSTQIGFNTVDIIALGILFTSFAMKCGSVPTHHWVPDAYTEVPSGINPTLLVATYASLYALFRVSFSLFGKVSSGMSSVGWIMCVLGVLTMFIGVTMALVQKDVKRLMSYHAISQTGYMLLGVGVGLAVLNDPAKLAAFGRDAMAGGIFHIINHIIYKSLLLMTAGALFYVTGTRNLNEMGGLARKMPYTTVAFIVGAAAISGIPPFNGFASKFLIYETSYQLSPIFAIFAMVTSVLTLASFVKVFASAFLGPPVKKYENVKEVPRSMVVAMLILAALCLLFGLFPNVVLDKLVYPAVDALLKLSNYQTWGGIL from the coding sequence ATGATTGAGCACCTACCCGCTCTCATGATAGCCGTGCCCCTCTTCGGGGCGTTCGTGGCTCCCCTGCTGAAGAAGAAGGGCAGTGCCCCGGCAGTCTGGGCGATGATAATCACCGGCGTGACGCTGGGCATGGCACTCCTCCTGGTCAGGCAGGTGCTCATCCAGGGGATGATGGTGTACGTCTTCGGAGCCGACAACCCGCACCTCGTCCTGCCCTCAGGGTACAGGGTCCCGATAAGGATAATATTCGAGGTCGACGCGATAGGGGCCTTCATGGCGCTCTCGGCAGCGCTCATGAGCTTCATCGGAGCGATGTATTCATACAGCCACGTGAGGAACGAAACCGGCCTTGAGAAGTACTACGCGCTGCTCCTCCTCCTTGAGGTTGGAATCCTCGGTATGGTACTCACCGGAGACCTGTTCAACCTCTTCGTGTTCCTGGAGATAGCCGGAATAGCCGGCTCGGCACTGGTGGGCTTCAGGAACTACCGCGGCGAGGCAAGCGAGGCAGGAATCAAGTACCTCATAGTCAGCGCGGTGGCATCGCTGATGGTACTCTTCTCAATAGGCCTACTCTACGGCGAGTACGGGAACCTCAACATAGCCTACCTGAGCACCCAGATAGGGTTCAACACAGTTGACATAATCGCCCTGGGAATACTCTTCACGTCCTTCGCGATGAAGTGCGGCTCGGTGCCAACCCACCACTGGGTTCCTGATGCATACACCGAGGTCCCGTCAGGAATCAACCCCACCCTCCTCGTGGCGACCTACGCGAGCCTCTACGCCCTCTTCAGGGTGAGTTTCAGCCTCTTTGGCAAGGTCAGCTCGGGAATGAGCAGCGTCGGCTGGATAATGTGCGTCCTCGGAGTGCTCACAATGTTCATAGGCGTCACGATGGCCCTCGTCCAGAAGGACGTCAAGAGGCTGATGAGCTACCACGCTATTTCCCAGACCGGCTACATGCTCCTCGGCGTCGGCGTTGGCCTGGCGGTTCTCAACGACCCGGCAAAGCTCGCAGCCTTCGGAAGGGACGCGATGGCGGGAGGAATATTCCACATCATCAACCACATCATCTACAAGAGCCTCCTCCTGATGACGGCAGGAGCGCTGTTCTACGTCACCGGGACGAGGAACCTCAACGAGATGGGCGGTCTCGCCAGAAAGATGCCCTACACGACGGTGGCATTCATAGTCGGCGCCGCGGCAATATCCGGAATCCCGCCCTTCAACGGCTTCGCGAGCAAGTTCCTCATCTACGAAACATCGTACCAGCTGAGCCCGATATTCGCGATATTCGCAATGGTCACCAGTGTACTGACACTGGCTTCCTTCGTCAAGGTCTTTGCCTCAGCCTTCCTCGGACCGCCGGTGAAGAAGTACGAGAATGTGAAGGAGGTTCCAAGGAGCATGGTTGTGGCAATGCTAATCTTAGCGGCACTGTGCCTGCTGTTCGGTCTGTTCCCGAACGTTGTGCTGGACAAGCTCGTCTATCCGGCCGTTGACGCGCTGCTGAAGCTGAGCAACTACCAGACGTGGGGTGGTATACTATGA